The region ACCACGCCCGCCGCAAGCCGCGCCCGGCCCCCCATGACGCCCTAGAAAGGAGCGCCCAGGGACAGCCAGGTCTGGCGCGTCCCGTCGGGCGCCCACGCCATGTCAATGCGGATGGGGCCCAGGGGGGTGGCGATGGCCACGCCCACCCCGTAGGAGGTCAGAGGGGAGGTGAACTGCAGCGGGGCATTTCCGGCGTCGAAGAACAGGATGCCGCTCACGTCCTGGAAGGCCGGGATCAGGGCGCTGAGGGGAAAGCGGTACTCCACGTTGGCGACGACAAGGCTGTTCTCCCGGCGGAATCCCAGGGGCAGACCCCGCACCGTGCTGGGACCGCCGAACACGAACCGCTCCTGCAGGGGCAGGGTCCCCGTCGCCGCCCCCACGAGGATGCGCCCCACCAGGGTGGACTGGTGGCCCACCGGAAGCAGGTGCTGGTAGTCCACCGTGTACTTGGTAAAGGCGAAGTCGCTGCCCAGGGCTGCCGCCGCCAGTTCGCCGGACGCAAACAACCTGCTGCCCCGGGTCGGCGCCAGGCGGCTGTCGCGCACATCCCGGGTCGCCGACAGCTGCAGGCCCACCACCCGTCCCGGCACGAACCCGCTGGGCGGGGGCGACACGGGACTGCTGGGATCGGCGGGATTCAGGGGGAGCAGGGTGATCTCCGCCAGCTCGCTGCGCAGGCGCAGGGTTCCCGTCGTGGTCCCGTCCAGGAACCGGCTGAGGGCGATGAACGCTCCCTGGCGCTGGAGGCTGTAGCGGGACTGCACGGTGCCCGAGGAGTCGTACTCCTGCTCCACCGACGCCCGGGAGAACAGGCTGAGGTCCAGCGACGCCCCGGGGCCCTCCAGGAACGGCTCGCTGAACGACAGCTCATAGTTCAGCACCTGATCCGAGCCGGTCTGCACCGCCCGCTCCACCCGCAGCGCCACCGACTGGCCGCGGCCCCGCCAGTTCCGGTCCCGGTACTCGATGAATCCCAGCAGGCCCTCCCGGTTGTTGTAGCCCAGGCCGAACGCCGCCTGGGCGGTGCGCGCCTCCCGCACCTCGATGACGATCACGGCGCTGTCGGGGGTCTGACCCGGCTCGGGGCGGGCGCGGACCGACTCGAACAGGCCGCTGTCAAACAGCCGCTGCAGGTCCCGCTGCAGCACGTTCACGTTGAACACCACGCCGGGGGTGGTCTCCCGCACGTATCGCCGGGCGGTGGCCAGCTGCGTCTTGCGCAGGCCGTCAAACCGGACCGCCTCCACCACCCCCTCGGCGACGCGCAGGCGCAGCCGGGCCTGGTCCGGGCTGTCGGCCGGCAGGATGGCCACGTCCGCCACCCGGGCCAGGACATATCCCCGGGATTCGTACAGGCGCTGGACGGCCGCCGTGCCGTCCCGCAGCCGGCGGAGGTTGAGCACCTCCCCGGTGGGGAGGGCCAGCGCCTCGAGGATGTCGCGGGTGGGGATCGAGGCGTTGCCCTCCACGACCACCTCGGCCAGCACCGGGTTCTCGGTCACCAGGAAGACCACCGTGACGCCGTCGGGGGCGGGCTCCAGCCGGGCCATGACGTCGGTGAACCACCCCAGGTCGTTGATGGCCCGCACGTCGGCGCGGACCTTCTCGTCGGACAGCGGCTCACCCACCCGGGTCTCGGTGACGGCGGCCAGGATGTGGTCGATGGGGACCCGCACGGCGCCCCGCACCTCGATCGCCTTCACGGTCTGGGGAGGGCTCGGAGCCTGAGAGAGGGCGGGGGCCGGCTGCACCACCAGGCCGGCCAGCGCCACCCACCACGCGCGTCGGATGAGCGACCTCACCATGCGACCTCCCGCGGAATGGCGCGGACACCTCGTCCGGGCGCGCCCGGATGGCGGGTGTCCGCCAGGGTGTACGGGACTACGGAGTCCCAGGTTCGCGCCGCAGCGTGCGATCCGCCGTCAGGATCAGCTCCACCAGCTCGTCCAGGGACAGAGCCGGCCGGGCGGGCGCCTCCCGGACGGCCGGCGGCTCCGGCGGAGTCTGGGGGGTCGGAGGCGGAGAAGACGGGGGGGACGGACGCGCGGGCGCGGGCGCCGCAGGCGCCGCCGCGGCGGGCGGCGCGCTGCGCCGGGGCCGCGCGGGGGACGACAGCGGAGCCTGCGCCGGCGCGGGAATCTCCGCCGGCGCGGCAAGCACCAGCGACGCCAGCACCGATCCCGAGGTCTCCGGCAGGCGCAGCACCGGCGGCCCGGCGTGGACCTGCGACGATCCGGAGATCTCCGCCTGGCCGATCCACACCACCGCCGCGAGCGCCGCGACGGCCAGCACGGCCAGCGCCAGCGCCGGCCCCCGGGCGGCCCGGCGGGGCGCCAGCCCGGCCACCTCCAGGGCCCGGCGCACCTCGGCGTCGGCCAGCGCCAGCGTCAGAATGCTGCGCGCCGGATTCCCCTCGCTGTAGTACCGGCGGGCCCGTTCCAGCCAGCGCTGGGCGAACCCGATCCGGGCCAGGATCTGTTCATCCGCCGTGACGGCCATGCCGGACCTCCCACGCCCGATCGTCCTGCACCTTCTTAATATCCGGGAACCTTCCCCTCCGTGTGCACGTCCGCGCCCACCAGGGCGCGCACGCGATCCAGCGCCTGCCGGTGCAGGCGGTAAAAGTGAGACAGGCTGATCCGCAGTTCCCGCGCCAGATGGCGGGGATGGCGGGACTCCAGGTAGGTACCCCGCAGGATGGCGCGTTCGCGGGCCGGCAACGCATCCATGGCCCGGCGCAGCTGGTCCAGCACGGCCCCGTCCTCCACGTCGGCCAGCGCCCGGTCGCTGTCCGGATCCGCCAGGCGGGTGGCCAGCGGGAGGTCGTCCAGGCCGTCCTGTTCCAGGGAGTACGCCGCCGGGGCGCCCCTCCTGAGGGCGTTCAGCACGCGGCCGCGGATCCGGTAGGTGGCGAAGGTCGAAAACCGCACGCCGCGGCCGGGGTCGAACCTCTCCACCGCCTCGATGAGCCCGACCGTGCCCTCCTGCAGCATGTCCAGCAGCACGCCGTCGGGGGGGCGCAGCTGCATCACCACCTTGAACACCAGGGGCTGGTAGGCCTCGATCAGGCGCAGGCGGCTGTCCGCGTCCCCGTCGACGCGGAACCGCCGCCACAGCAGCCGCTCCTCGTCGGGGCCGAGAATGTGGACCTTCTGCAGCTCCTCCAGGTACCGGGTCAGCACGGGCTCCGGGCGTCCCGCCGCGCGGGGACGTCCCGCGCTGTGTTCGCACCCGCCGGGACGGACTCCTGCCAGGGGGAGGGAAAAGGGAAAAAGGAAGAGGGAAAAGGGAAAAGGGGAAAAGATGCCGCAAGCCGTCTCCCCTTTTCCCTTTTCCCTTTTCCCTTTTAGAATCTCCGCACCATCCGGAGGAAGAGGTCGTAGCCGCCCTGGTTGTCCACCGAGAAGCTGAGCATCGTGGCCGGGGTCAGCCGGTACTCCAGAGACCACACGTAGCGCTGGGTGACGCCCAGCTCGGAGGTGAGGGTCACGTAGAGGTTGCGGACCACGGCCTTGCCCAGCCGCAGCAGCAGCGGCCGCTCCACCTCGTAGGTGATGGTGAACTCCTCCAGCCCGAAGGCCCGGGCCACGGCCCGCCCCACGCCGCCGAAGACCGCCGCCCCCAGTTCCGCCCGCACCACGGCCTCCACGTCCTGACCCTGCAGCAGCCGCGTCACGCCCACCCGTCCGGCCAGCCCGGCCAGGATCTCCTCCCGGGTCAGGGGCGGGTCGCTGGTCAGGTCCACGGCCAGGTCGTCGGGGGTCCCGGCGATGTGGAGGAACACCCGCACCGTCTCCAGCCGGCGCTCGGTGCCGGTGGCGGTCACCACCTGGGTGACCAGCTGCATGGTGGTCTCCGCCCGGGCGTCGATCTCGGGGACCGTGCCGCGGAACTCGGCAAAGCCCGCCCGGGCCTCGGTCAGCGCGAAGGTCGTGTTGAAGGCGGCGAAGGTCCCCCGCTCGGACTCCACTTCTCCCGACAGGCGCGGAGACGTCCAGGTGCCGGCCGCCCGGACGCCGCCGTGGACCAGCACGCGCAGCCGGCCCACGTTCGCCCACAGATCCTCTCCGGCCCGGACAGCCACATCCAGGGCCGGGTCCATGGCGGCGCGAGCCCGGGGGCGAGACGGCGACGCCTGAGGGACGTACAGGTCTCCACCGCTGAGGGTCACGGTGCCCGAGAGGATCGGTCCGGCCACCGGGCCCGCCAGGGAAAGGTCGGCATCCACCACCGCGTCCAGCAGATCGGGGACCCGCGCGCGGACGCCCCGGAGGGTCGCCTCCGCGGTCACCCTGTCTGGGGTGAACCGGCGGAGCGTCATCGTCCCCGAGCCCGCGACGTCCCCTCCGCCCGCCCGTGCCCGCAGCCGGACCAGGCGCAGCTCGTCTCCGCTGAGGTGCAAGGTGGCTTCCAGATCCTCCAGCGGCAGCTCCACGCCCCGCAGGCGCAGCCGGCCCCCGGTGATGGTCACGGAGCCCGAGACCTGTGGCTGCTGGGCGGTCCCGCTGACGACGACCTCTCCCTGCACCGGCCCGCTCGCCTCCTCGATCCAGGGCGCCAGGCCGAGCAGGAACGAGAGGTCGCCGTCCACCAGCGCGGCCCGCAGGTCCAGGGGCCGGCCGGGGTCCACCCGGCCCGCCGGCAGTTCCACCGGCACCCGGCCCGACACCTTGATCCGGTGCCGATCCTGCTGTGCCAGGCCCTGCTCCACCACCAGGTCGCCGTTGCGGTAGTAGGCCTGGAGGGTGAGCCGCTGGAAGCGGGCTCCGACCACACCTCCGTCGGTGACCGACGCGGAGATCCCTACCACCAGCGCCCCGGGAGGACCGGTCAGCTGCACGGTGGCGTCCAGCGACCCCGACAGCGGCACCGGCAGGCCCAGCAGCGGGCGCAGCAGGTCCAGGTCGATCCCCTGGGCGCTGACCTCCACGTCGGTCTGCCCGGCCAGGTCCACCCGCCCGGCGCCGACCAGGACACCCTGCTCGGGCCGCACCACCAGAGACCGCACCGTGGCCACCCGGTCGGTCAGGACCACGTCGACGATGGCCTCCCGCACCGGGTGGTCGCCCAGCCGCCCGTCGGAGATCCGCACGACCAGGGCCACGTCGGGATCGCTGAGCCGCCCGCTGGCGACGATCTCGCCATCCACCCGGCCGTCCACCGCCGTCCGCGGGACTGCCCGCGCCATGGCCAGCAGCGGCGGCACCCGCATCCCCTCCACCACCGCGTGCAGGTCCACCACCGGATCGGGCGTCAGCAGCACGGCGCCCGTCAGCTCCGTGCGCCCGCCACCCTGGACCAGGACCAGGGGCTGGAGGACCAGCCGGCTCCGCCGGTAGCGCACGGTGCCCTCGGCCTGGTCGAAGGGCTGCCCGTTGAGGACAAGGGTCGTGGACGCCAGTCGCGCGTCCACCACGGGGGCGCGCAGGCTGCCGCCGAGGGTGCCCACCAGGTCGGCGTCGCCCTCCACCCGCAGGGCACCCCCTCGCAGGGCGGCCAGGTCGGCCAGGTGAAAGCCGCGGGCCTCAAAGGAGACCGCCACCTCCCCGCGGCGCGACACGGTCCCCTGCAGCCACACCCGGGAGGCGTTGATCTCCAGGACCGCCTCGTCGATCGTCACGTCCTCGCCGGTCAGGCGCACGGCGGCAACGGCCCGGTCCACCGGCTGGCCGAAGACGACCGCGTCCCGCAGCGACAACGCCCCCTCCACCTGGGGGTCCGCCGGTGTGCCCGAGAGCCGGATCCGTCCCTCCGCCGTGCCGGCCATATCCAGGGGAATCTTGGCAATGTCCAGCAGCCGCTGGACCGACAGCGACCGCGCCTGCACCACCAGGTCCAGCGATGGCGGATGCCATCCCACGGCGCCCGCCACGCGGTACACCCCCTCACCGTCGGACACTGTCAGGCCGGGGGTGCGCAGCCCCGCCCGGTCCGCCAGCACGGGCCCCGTGAGGCTGTCGAAGGGCAGCGGCCCCGCCTGCCCCTGGTAGACGGCGATGTCTCCCCGCAGCTGCGGCGCAGCCGGGGAGCCGGTCAGCTCCCCGCGAAAGTCGGCCGTCCCCGCCACCCAGGGAATTCCCAGGGCGGACGCCACCCGCCGCAGGTTCACGTCGGTGGCCATCAGGGAAACGGCGATCTGGCCGGACGGCGCGACGCCGCCCGCCAGGCGCACCAGCCCCGGGCCGAGGCGCACTTCTGCCCGGTCGAGGTCGAGCTGGCCGCCTGTCGCTCCTCCCACTGCCTCCACGCGGTCCACGGCCAGCGTCCCGACCCGCAGCGAGTCCGCCTCCACCCGCAGGTGGCCCGCCATGTCCGCGCCCTGCCGGGCCAGCAGCAGCCGTCCGGAGGCGAGGCCCGCCAGATCCGGCAGGCGGATGCCCGCAGGGACCCGCAGGGCGTCCAGACGGACGCCCGCGACGTCCACGGCGGTGACCAGGTCTCCCGTCGCCGTCAGGACCCCCCAGCCGCGGACCCGCCCGGCCGGACCGGCGGCTGCCCCGCCGACCGC is a window of Armatimonadota bacterium DNA encoding:
- a CDS encoding BamA/TamA family outer membrane protein codes for the protein MVRSLIRRAWWVALAGLVVQPAPALSQAPSPPQTVKAIEVRGAVRVPIDHILAAVTETRVGEPLSDEKVRADVRAINDLGWFTDVMARLEPAPDGVTVVFLVTENPVLAEVVVEGNASIPTRDILEALALPTGEVLNLRRLRDGTAAVQRLYESRGYVLARVADVAILPADSPDQARLRLRVAEGVVEAVRFDGLRKTQLATARRYVRETTPGVVFNVNVLQRDLQRLFDSGLFESVRARPEPGQTPDSAVIVIEVREARTAQAAFGLGYNNREGLLGFIEYRDRNWRGRGQSVALRVERAVQTGSDQVLNYELSFSEPFLEGPGASLDLSLFSRASVEQEYDSSGTVQSRYSLQRQGAFIALSRFLDGTTTGTLRLRSELAEITLLPLNPADPSSPVSPPPSGFVPGRVVGLQLSATRDVRDSRLAPTRGSRLFASGELAAAALGSDFAFTKYTVDYQHLLPVGHQSTLVGRILVGAATGTLPLQERFVFGGPSTVRGLPLGFRRENSLVVANVEYRFPLSALIPAFQDVSGILFFDAGNAPLQFTSPLTSYGVGVAIATPLGPIRIDMAWAPDGTRQTWLSLGAPF
- a CDS encoding sigma-70 family RNA polymerase sigma factor, encoding MLTRYLEELQKVHILGPDEERLLWRRFRVDGDADSRLRLIEAYQPLVFKVVMQLRPPDGVLLDMLQEGTVGLIEAVERFDPGRGVRFSTFATYRIRGRVLNALRRGAPAAYSLEQDGLDDLPLATRLADPDSDRALADVEDGAVLDQLRRAMDALPARERAILRGTYLESRHPRHLARELRISLSHFYRLHRQALDRVRALVGADVHTEGKVPGY
- a CDS encoding translocation/assembly module TamB domain-containing protein, with product MRAALIAVGLLVLVAGILAAAVLTGTLAEATRRLVAARAADLLGREVAVAGVGGDPVRGVVLTGVRIGGPAGLDDPLLEVPQVVLRFAVGRLLRDAILGRGAAAGLAAVELDHPTLRLTRDAAGRWNLPAPSRLSGTGGRPLTAPVRFGEGTVVIRDAFGRPTPFVARFERVTGSVSLRHLPRVEVALDAVNTDGRTPALVSLTGRLAPARGRADLRIRVRGASAAHWGPYLVRLPGVRWTAGTVDGQVSVVVWRRGQATAVDYQGRLELHDVGALTAAGPVLSQARGPVEVDPVRVITPGLTVSLDGRPVWVRGEIRRGGGLYVDLAARAGSVPLRTLRRWLPAGAAVDGTASGEVRVFGPLDRPVVDAWITQASGRLAGWTVSEFAGRLHYAGGVLAVGGAAAGPAGRVRGWGVLTATGDLVTAVDVAGVRLDALRVPAGIRLPDLAGLASGRLLLARQGADMAGHLRVEADSLRVGTLAVDRVEAVGGATGGQLDLDRAEVRLGPGLVRLAGGVAPSGQIAVSLMATDVNLRRVASALGIPWVAGTADFRGELTGSPAAPQLRGDIAVYQGQAGPLPFDSLTGPVLADRAGLRTPGLTVSDGEGVYRVAGAVGWHPPSLDLVVQARSLSVQRLLDIAKIPLDMAGTAEGRIRLSGTPADPQVEGALSLRDAVVFGQPVDRAVAAVRLTGEDVTIDEAVLEINASRVWLQGTVSRRGEVAVSFEARGFHLADLAALRGGALRVEGDADLVGTLGGSLRAPVVDARLASTTLVLNGQPFDQAEGTVRYRRSRLVLQPLVLVQGGGRTELTGAVLLTPDPVVDLHAVVEGMRVPPLLAMARAVPRTAVDGRVDGEIVASGRLSDPDVALVVRISDGRLGDHPVREAIVDVVLTDRVATVRSLVVRPEQGVLVGAGRVDLAGQTDVEVSAQGIDLDLLRPLLGLPVPLSGSLDATVQLTGPPGALVVGISASVTDGGVVGARFQRLTLQAYYRNGDLVVEQGLAQQDRHRIKVSGRVPVELPAGRVDPGRPLDLRAALVDGDLSFLLGLAPWIEEASGPVQGEVVVSGTAQQPQVSGSVTITGGRLRLRGVELPLEDLEATLHLSGDELRLVRLRARAGGGDVAGSGTMTLRRFTPDRVTAEATLRGVRARVPDLLDAVVDADLSLAGPVAGPILSGTVTLSGGDLYVPQASPSRPRARAAMDPALDVAVRAGEDLWANVGRLRVLVHGGVRAAGTWTSPRLSGEVESERGTFAAFNTTFALTEARAGFAEFRGTVPEIDARAETTMQLVTQVVTATGTERRLETVRVFLHIAGTPDDLAVDLTSDPPLTREEILAGLAGRVGVTRLLQGQDVEAVVRAELGAAVFGGVGRAVARAFGLEEFTITYEVERPLLLRLGKAVVRNLYVTLTSELGVTQRYVWSLEYRLTPATMLSFSVDNQGGYDLFLRMVRRF